The Actinomadura sp. WMMB 499 genome includes a window with the following:
- a CDS encoding SigB/SigF/SigG family RNA polymerase sigma factor, with the protein MSSASPSVRPSEQVKENTTASALPNRSSAPDRPAPQARHAGTPRRAPAEDPTAHDETPARQHTPAGPAPSPRPGASGRPGGSGRLDDGQAELLLAEMNRLPEDDPRRERLRARIVDLHASLVRGVARRYANRGEPMDDLLQVAYLGLVKAINRFDPDVGDRFVTYAYPVVTGEVKRHFRDKTWGLRVSRRIQELRPVLQRTVQEFTRENGRSPTTGEIAGLMEITEEETVEVLVACDAYRPLSLEAPADGGQSGDTGGTVGEYLGSEDPALDAFIDGHALGPLIDGLPERERTILLLRFFGNKTQTQIAEHVGLSQMHVSRLLRGSLEKLRAGLLTEG; encoded by the coding sequence ATGTCGTCGGCGTCGCCCAGCGTCCGTCCATCCGAGCAGGTCAAGGAGAACACCACGGCCTCAGCCCTCCCGAACCGGTCCTCCGCTCCCGATCGCCCCGCCCCGCAGGCCCGGCACGCCGGCACGCCCCGGCGGGCACCGGCCGAGGACCCCACCGCCCACGACGAGACCCCCGCACGGCAGCACACCCCCGCGGGACCCGCCCCCTCCCCTCGGCCGGGCGCGTCCGGACGGCCCGGTGGATCCGGTCGTCTCGACGACGGGCAGGCCGAGCTCCTGCTCGCCGAGATGAACCGGCTGCCCGAGGACGATCCGCGCCGCGAGCGGCTGCGCGCCCGGATCGTCGACCTGCACGCCTCGCTCGTCCGCGGCGTGGCCCGCCGGTACGCGAACCGCGGCGAGCCCATGGACGACCTGCTCCAGGTCGCCTACCTGGGCCTCGTGAAGGCCATCAACCGGTTCGACCCCGACGTCGGCGACCGGTTCGTCACCTACGCCTACCCCGTGGTCACCGGGGAGGTGAAACGGCACTTCCGGGACAAGACCTGGGGGCTGCGGGTGTCGCGCCGCATCCAGGAGCTGCGGCCCGTGCTGCAGCGCACCGTCCAGGAGTTCACCCGCGAGAACGGCCGCTCCCCCACGACCGGGGAGATCGCCGGGCTCATGGAGATCACCGAGGAGGAGACCGTCGAAGTCCTGGTCGCCTGCGACGCCTACCGCCCGCTGTCGCTGGAGGCACCGGCCGACGGCGGGCAGAGCGGCGACACCGGCGGCACGGTCGGCGAGTACCTCGGCTCGGAGGACCCCGCGCTGGACGCCTTCATCGACGGCCACGCGCTCGGGCCGCTCATCGACGGGCTGCCCGAGCGGGAGCGTACGATCCTGCTGCTCCGCTTCTTCGGCAACAAGACCCAGACCCAGATCGCCGAGCACGTCGGCCTGTCGCAGATGCACGTCTCGCGGCTGCTCCGCGGCAGCCTGGAGAAGCTCCGCGCCGGGCTGCTCACCGAAGGGTGA
- a CDS encoding Gfo/Idh/MocA family protein has product MTGSSVRWGILGTGGIAATFTEDLLLLPGHEVAAVGSRSAGSATAFAERYGIPRAHASYAGLAADEGVDVVYVATPHPMHLEPARLCMEAGRAVLVEKPLTTSAADAEKLAAAAREHGVFAMEGMWTRFNPLVRRLHELVADGAVGEVTSVYADFSVAAEFDASHRQWSPDLGGGALLDLGCYPVSFTWPLLGPPATVQVTASPAPTGVDANTGIMFGYESGALALLHCGLVGDSPHAATVVGTRGRVDIAAPFYRPSSMTVLRTGAPPEEVTVDVAGHGFTYQAEEVARCLRAGLTESPLMPLDETIAILRTLDEIAARFTEQFADRRPASAQSTSTQP; this is encoded by the coding sequence ATGACGGGATCATCGGTGCGCTGGGGCATTCTGGGGACGGGCGGCATCGCCGCGACCTTCACCGAGGACCTGCTCCTCCTCCCCGGGCACGAGGTCGCCGCGGTCGGCTCGCGGTCGGCCGGTTCGGCGACCGCGTTCGCGGAGCGGTACGGGATCCCCCGCGCGCACGCGTCCTACGCCGGCCTCGCCGCCGACGAGGGCGTCGACGTCGTGTACGTCGCCACACCGCACCCGATGCACTTGGAACCCGCCCGGCTCTGCATGGAGGCCGGCCGGGCCGTGCTGGTGGAGAAGCCGCTCACCACCTCCGCCGCCGACGCCGAGAAGCTCGCCGCCGCCGCCCGCGAGCACGGCGTGTTCGCGATGGAGGGCATGTGGACGCGGTTCAACCCGCTGGTCCGCCGCCTGCACGAACTCGTCGCGGACGGCGCCGTCGGCGAGGTGACGTCGGTGTACGCGGACTTCTCGGTCGCGGCCGAGTTCGACGCCTCCCACCGGCAGTGGTCGCCCGACCTGGGCGGCGGCGCCCTGCTCGACCTCGGCTGCTATCCCGTGTCGTTCACCTGGCCGCTGCTCGGCCCGCCCGCGACCGTGCAGGTCACCGCGAGCCCGGCACCGACCGGCGTGGACGCCAACACCGGCATCATGTTCGGCTACGAGTCCGGCGCGCTCGCGCTGCTGCACTGCGGGCTCGTCGGGGACTCCCCCCACGCCGCGACCGTGGTCGGCACGAGGGGCCGCGTCGACATCGCGGCCCCCTTCTACCGCCCGTCCTCGATGACCGTGCTGCGGACCGGCGCCCCGCCCGAGGAGGTCACCGTCGATGTCGCGGGGCACGGATTCACCTACCAGGCCGAGGAGGTCGCGCGCTGCCTGCGCGCCGGCCTGACCGAATCACCCCTGATGCCGCTGGACGAGACGATCGCGATCCTGCGGACGCTCGACGAGATCGCCGCACGCTTCACCGAGCAGTTCGCGGACCGCCGTCCCGCTTCCGCTCAGTCGACGTCGACCCAGCCGTAG
- the mgrA gene encoding L-glyceraldehyde 3-phosphate reductase, with the protein MTYVAADDRYEQIPYRRCGRSGLRLPAISLGLWHNFGDDRPLDVQRAILRRAFDLGVTHFDLANNYGPPYGSAETNFGRILREDLAPYRDEMIISTKAGYDMWPGPYGEWGSRKYLLASLDQSLRRMGVDYVDIFYSHRFDPETPLEETMGALDRAVRSGKALYAGISSYSPERTAQAAAILREMGTPLLIHQPSYSMLNRWIEGGLLDVLAAEGAGCIAFSPLAQGMLTGKYLDGVPAGSRASKGTSFSADLLTEENLRHVRTLHEIAAGRGQTLAQMALAWSLRDGRVTSALIGASGVAQLEENLAALDRLDFTADELAAIDRDAVDAGINIWAASSSG; encoded by the coding sequence ATGACATATGTGGCCGCCGACGACCGATACGAGCAGATCCCCTACCGGCGCTGCGGCCGGAGCGGGCTGCGGCTCCCGGCGATCTCCCTCGGACTGTGGCACAACTTCGGGGACGATCGTCCGCTGGACGTGCAGCGGGCGATCCTGCGCCGCGCGTTCGACCTCGGGGTGACGCACTTCGACCTGGCGAACAACTACGGGCCGCCCTACGGCTCCGCGGAGACCAACTTCGGCCGGATCCTGCGCGAGGACCTCGCCCCGTACCGCGACGAGATGATCATCTCGACGAAGGCCGGGTACGACATGTGGCCCGGCCCGTACGGCGAGTGGGGGTCGCGCAAGTACCTGCTCGCCAGCCTCGACCAGTCGCTGCGCCGGATGGGCGTGGACTACGTCGACATCTTCTACAGCCACCGGTTCGACCCCGAGACGCCGCTCGAGGAGACGATGGGCGCGCTGGACCGGGCCGTCCGGTCGGGGAAGGCGCTGTACGCGGGCATCTCGTCGTACTCGCCGGAGCGGACGGCGCAGGCCGCGGCGATCCTGCGGGAGATGGGCACGCCGCTGCTGATCCACCAGCCCTCGTACTCGATGCTGAACCGGTGGATCGAGGGCGGCCTGCTCGACGTCCTGGCGGCGGAGGGCGCCGGCTGCATCGCGTTCTCGCCGCTGGCACAGGGGATGCTGACCGGCAAGTACCTGGACGGCGTCCCCGCGGGATCGCGGGCGAGCAAGGGCACGTCGTTCTCGGCGGACCTGCTGACCGAGGAGAACCTGCGGCACGTCCGGACGCTGCACGAGATCGCCGCCGGGCGGGGGCAGACCCTCGCGCAGATGGCCCTCGCCTGGTCGCTGCGGGACGGGCGGGTCACCTCGGCGCTGATCGGCGCGAGCGGCGTCGCCCAGCTCGAGGAGAACCTCGCCGCCCTGGACCGGCTGGACTTCACCGCCGACGAGCTGGCGGCCATCGACCGGGACGCGGTGGACGCGGGCATCAACATCTGGGCGGCGTCCAGCTCGGGGTGA
- a CDS encoding YbhB/YbcL family Raf kinase inhibitor-like protein, giving the protein MKEMTLRSRAFDDHTIIPSDYSHDGGDLSPPLEWSEAPEEVVELTLACEDPDAPSGTFAHWLVAGIDPVTTGLDPGERPTGAILGRNDYGAEGYGGPKPPAGDDPHRYFFRLYGLAEPTGLGTGFTAEDLRDAMQDKIVASGTLVGTFAR; this is encoded by the coding sequence ATGAAGGAGATGACTCTGCGCAGCCGCGCCTTCGACGATCACACGATCATCCCGTCGGACTACTCGCACGACGGCGGTGACCTGTCCCCGCCGCTGGAGTGGTCCGAGGCTCCGGAGGAGGTGGTGGAGCTCACGCTGGCGTGCGAGGACCCGGACGCGCCCTCCGGCACCTTCGCGCACTGGCTCGTGGCGGGGATCGACCCGGTGACGACCGGGCTGGACCCGGGCGAGCGGCCGACGGGCGCGATCCTCGGCCGCAACGACTACGGCGCCGAGGGGTACGGCGGACCCAAGCCGCCCGCGGGGGACGACCCGCACCGGTACTTCTTCCGGCTGTACGGGCTGGCGGAGCCGACCGGGCTCGGCACCGGTTTCACGGCGGAGGACCTGCGCGACGCGATGCAGGACAAGATCGTGGCGTCGGGGACGCTCGTCGGCACGTTCGCGCGGTAG
- a CDS encoding serine protease, with the protein MLGRLGTIGLVSIALLAPATAAPAVPAAAAERPPAPSRHAAVDFTGIVALDNCSGSLVRGPRSRDGDPALVLTNGHCLRTGTPAAREVIVDRPSARTFTLLDRTGRGSLGTLRATNLEYATMADTDVAVYRLESTYAEIERRYGVPALQMSAVRPQDGTKIRIVSGYWRRIYACRIDGTVHRLREAEWTWKDSVRYGSGCRTIAGTSGSPVIDASTGRVVAVNNTGNEDGERCTLNNPCEVARGGQVTVRPGISYGQQTYPLARCLGAGSDVVVGGSCALPEPAGT; encoded by the coding sequence ATGCTCGGACGTCTCGGTACGATCGGCCTCGTCTCCATCGCTCTGCTCGCCCCGGCTACGGCCGCACCGGCCGTACCGGCCGCCGCGGCCGAGAGGCCGCCGGCGCCGTCCCGGCACGCCGCGGTCGACTTCACGGGGATCGTGGCGCTGGACAACTGCTCGGGCTCGCTGGTGCGCGGGCCGCGGTCCCGCGACGGCGACCCGGCCCTGGTGCTGACGAACGGGCACTGCCTGCGGACCGGGACGCCCGCGGCCCGCGAGGTGATCGTCGACCGGCCCTCCGCGCGGACGTTCACGCTGCTCGACCGGACCGGCCGGGGGAGCCTCGGCACCCTTCGGGCGACGAACCTCGAGTACGCGACGATGGCCGACACCGACGTCGCCGTCTACCGGCTGGAGTCGACCTACGCCGAGATCGAGCGGCGGTACGGGGTTCCCGCCCTCCAGATGTCGGCGGTGCGTCCGCAGGACGGCACGAAGATCCGGATCGTCTCCGGCTACTGGCGCAGGATCTACGCGTGCCGGATCGACGGGACGGTGCACCGGCTCCGCGAGGCGGAGTGGACCTGGAAGGACTCGGTCCGCTACGGCTCCGGCTGCCGCACCATCGCCGGCACGTCCGGTTCTCCGGTGATCGACGCGTCGACCGGCCGGGTCGTCGCCGTCAACAACACCGGGAACGAGGACGGCGAGCGCTGCACCCTGAACAACCCCTGCGAGGTGGCCCGCGGCGGCCAGGTCACCGTGCGGCCCGGAATCTCCTACGGGCAGCAGACGTACCCGCTCGCCCGATGCCTCGGGGCGGGGAGCGACGTCGTGGTCGGCGGGAGTTGCGCGCTGCCCGAGCCCGCCGGGACCTGA
- a CDS encoding NADP-dependent succinic semialdehyde dehydrogenase, with protein sequence MTTIATTNPATGKVEKTFDAAADEEIDRRIALAAQTFATYRNTEIARRAEWMTAAADILDREAGEIGALLTTEMGKTLAAAEAEVRKCATACRFYAGNAADFLADRRPADPGDVGARDAYVRYEPLGPVLAVMPWNFPLWQVVRFAAPALMAGNVGLLKHSSNVPQTALFLEDLFRRAGFPAGAFQTLLIGSAKVERVLRDPRVKAATLTGSEPAGRSVAAIAGDEIKPTVLELGGSDPFVVMPSADIAAAARTAADSRCLNNGQSCISAKRFIVHEDCADEFEELFVAAMRAKRVGDPMDASTDIGPLVSEDGRADVEELVADAVGKGARVLCGGERPDRPGWYYPPTVLTDLTTEMRVFQEEVFGPVASLYRVRDIGVAIELANATGFGLGSNAWTRDAAEQDRFVRELDAGQVFVNGMTTSYPQLPFGGVKRSGYGRELSAEGMHEFCNAKTIWAAA encoded by the coding sequence ATGACGACGATCGCCACGACCAATCCCGCCACGGGGAAGGTCGAGAAGACCTTCGACGCGGCCGCGGACGAGGAGATCGACCGGCGCATCGCGCTGGCGGCGCAGACCTTCGCGACCTACCGGAACACCGAGATCGCGCGGCGGGCCGAGTGGATGACCGCGGCCGCGGACATCCTCGACCGGGAGGCCGGGGAGATCGGCGCGCTGCTCACCACGGAGATGGGGAAGACCCTCGCGGCCGCCGAGGCCGAGGTCCGCAAGTGCGCGACGGCGTGCCGGTTCTACGCCGGGAACGCGGCGGACTTCCTCGCCGACCGCCGCCCGGCGGACCCCGGCGACGTGGGCGCGCGGGACGCCTACGTCCGCTACGAGCCGCTGGGGCCGGTGCTGGCGGTGATGCCGTGGAACTTCCCGCTCTGGCAGGTCGTCCGGTTCGCCGCGCCCGCGCTCATGGCGGGCAACGTCGGGCTGCTCAAGCACTCCTCGAACGTCCCGCAGACCGCGCTGTTCCTCGAGGACCTCTTCCGCCGCGCCGGATTCCCCGCCGGGGCCTTCCAGACGCTGCTGATCGGCTCGGCCAAGGTCGAGCGGGTGCTGCGCGACCCCCGGGTGAAGGCCGCCACGCTCACCGGCAGCGAGCCCGCCGGACGGTCGGTGGCCGCGATCGCCGGCGACGAGATCAAGCCGACCGTGCTGGAACTCGGCGGCAGCGACCCCTTCGTGGTCATGCCGTCCGCCGACATCGCGGCGGCCGCGCGCACGGCCGCCGACTCCCGGTGCCTCAACAACGGGCAGAGCTGCATCTCGGCGAAGCGCTTCATCGTCCACGAGGACTGCGCCGACGAGTTCGAGGAGCTGTTCGTCGCGGCGATGCGCGCCAAGCGGGTCGGCGACCCCATGGACGCCTCCACCGACATCGGCCCGCTGGTCAGCGAGGACGGCCGCGCCGACGTCGAGGAGCTGGTCGCGGACGCCGTCGGCAAGGGCGCGCGGGTCCTGTGCGGGGGCGAGCGCCCGGACCGTCCCGGCTGGTACTACCCGCCGACCGTGCTCACCGACCTCACCACCGAGATGCGCGTGTTCCAGGAGGAGGTCTTCGGGCCCGTCGCGTCGCTGTACCGGGTCCGCGACATCGGCGTGGCGATCGAGCTGGCGAACGCTACCGGCTTCGGGCTCGGCTCCAACGCGTGGACGCGCGACGCGGCCGAGCAGGACCGGTTCGTCCGGGAACTGGACGCCGGGCAGGTCTTCGTCAACGGGATGACGACCTCGTACCCGCAGCTGCCCTTCGGCGGCGTCAAGCGCTCCGGATACGGACGGGAACTGTCCGCCGAGGGCATGCACGAGTTCTGCAACGCCAAGACGATCTGGGCGGCCGCCTGA
- a CDS encoding SDR family oxidoreductase: MNVLITGGASGLGAAVARRVADDGGKPLILDLHPPKDDFPSMQADLADRHCAERAVHGLARANGGLHAVVTAAGIDACGPLNDVPAEDWERVLQVNLLGTAAVIRAAIPYLENEPKGRVVTVASTLGFRAFPDATAYCAASFGIVGLTRALAAELAGRVGVTMIVPGGMDTAFFDGRDPRYRPGPDAKLNRPENVASTVAFALSQPADCEVRELVVAVCEDPSWP, encoded by the coding sequence ATGAACGTCCTCATCACCGGCGGCGCGTCGGGACTCGGTGCGGCCGTCGCGCGGCGGGTCGCCGACGACGGCGGAAAACCGCTGATCCTGGACCTGCACCCGCCGAAGGACGACTTTCCCAGCATGCAGGCCGACCTGGCCGACCGGCACTGCGCCGAGCGGGCCGTGCACGGCCTGGCCCGCGCCAACGGCGGCCTGCACGCGGTCGTCACCGCCGCGGGCATCGACGCCTGCGGCCCGCTGAACGACGTGCCCGCCGAGGACTGGGAGCGGGTGCTGCAGGTGAACCTGCTGGGCACCGCCGCGGTGATCCGCGCCGCGATCCCCTACCTGGAGAACGAACCGAAGGGACGGGTTGTAACGGTCGCATCCACGCTCGGGTTCCGGGCGTTCCCCGATGCCACCGCGTACTGCGCGGCCAGCTTCGGGATCGTCGGGCTCACCCGCGCGCTGGCGGCGGAGCTGGCCGGGCGGGTCGGCGTCACGATGATCGTCCCCGGCGGCATGGACACCGCGTTCTTCGACGGCCGCGACCCGCGGTACCGGCCGGGGCCGGACGCCAAGCTGAACCGGCCCGAGAACGTCGCGTCGACCGTGGCGTTCGCCCTGTCCCAGCCAGCGGACTGCGAGGTGCGGGAGCTGGTCGTCGCGGTCTGCGAGGATCCTTCGTGGCCGTGA
- a CDS encoding DUF6343 family protein: MDGTDGTGGTGGTGGAGTGGTGPRRPGHRGRRPGTEPLTARSPLRLRAVLSVIALVAAAAAAIGFAVNAAGGGDDGSWAAAGLCAAVAVVAAIDLVVIARRARP; encoded by the coding sequence GTGGACGGCACGGACGGCACGGGCGGCACGGGCGGCACGGGCGGGGCCGGGACGGGCGGGACCGGGCCGCGCCGTCCGGGGCACCGCGGCCGGCGTCCCGGCACCGAGCCGCTCACCGCGCGCAGCCCGCTGCGGCTGCGGGCGGTGCTGTCGGTGATCGCGCTGGTCGCGGCGGCGGCCGCCGCGATCGGCTTCGCCGTGAACGCCGCGGGCGGCGGAGACGACGGATCCTGGGCGGCGGCGGGGCTGTGCGCGGCCGTCGCCGTCGTCGCCGCGATCGACCTGGTCGTCATCGCGCGCCGCGCCCGCCCCTGA
- a CDS encoding acyl-CoA thioesterase II: MGDPMSDEVPLDITRLFDLTALGEDSFLATAPSVGRPRLFGGQVAGQSLRAACLTAGGRPPHSLHAYFIRPGMPDEPLALDVARTRDGRSFSTRHVTASQGGKPILELIASFHEPEDGFDWQPEPPSGTPAPDTLPPAKLPAFFKHPVGFDIRAVNPPAAGGFRIPHPFWIRASGAVGDDPSLHACLVAYLTDMGMVSSARAPGSPRELVTAVTLDHAVWFHRPPRVDRWLLYSADPMTNHGARGLARGTLHTADGTLLASIAQEALLRPAPGS; this comes from the coding sequence ATGGGCGACCCGATGAGCGACGAGGTCCCGCTCGACATCACGCGGCTGTTCGACCTGACGGCGCTCGGCGAGGACTCCTTCCTCGCCACCGCGCCGTCGGTGGGGCGGCCGCGGCTGTTCGGCGGCCAGGTCGCCGGGCAGAGCCTGCGGGCCGCGTGCCTGACCGCCGGAGGGCGCCCGCCGCACTCCCTGCACGCCTACTTCATCCGTCCCGGGATGCCGGACGAGCCGCTGGCCCTCGACGTCGCCCGGACCCGGGACGGCCGCTCGTTCTCGACCCGGCACGTGACGGCGAGCCAGGGCGGCAAGCCGATCCTGGAGCTGATCGCGTCCTTCCACGAACCGGAGGACGGGTTCGACTGGCAGCCCGAGCCGCCGTCCGGGACGCCCGCCCCCGACACGCTGCCGCCCGCGAAGCTGCCCGCGTTCTTCAAGCATCCGGTCGGGTTCGACATCCGCGCGGTGAACCCGCCCGCCGCGGGCGGGTTCCGCATCCCGCACCCGTTCTGGATCCGCGCGTCCGGGGCCGTCGGGGACGATCCGTCCCTGCACGCCTGCCTCGTCGCGTACCTGACGGACATGGGGATGGTGAGCAGCGCCCGCGCCCCCGGCTCACCGCGCGAGCTCGTGACGGCCGTCACGCTCGACCACGCGGTGTGGTTCCACCGGCCGCCGCGGGTGGACCGGTGGCTGCTGTACTCGGCGGACCCGATGACGAACCACGGCGCCCGCGGGCTGGCGCGGGGGACGCTCCACACCGCGGACGGGACGCTCCTGGCGTCCATCGCCCAGGAGGCGCTGCTGCGCCCGGCACCCGGTTCCTGA
- a CDS encoding lactonase family protein: MDERAFWVGTYTGEAGGGAGVYRVRRRDDGTLGDVRLAAAAVSPSYLAVHPGGRVVYAVREEDAGGVTAFEVAGEELREIGRRDAGSLPCHVSVTPGGGALLVADYGSGTVRAVPLAPDGGFAGEPAVAEGHGGGPVADRQEGPHAHMAVSAPDGLVLAADLGADLVRAFRLADGGLHLAGETPLPAGRGPRHLAFHPSGHVYAITELAGTVLVLRPIAGAGGGYAALEVVGESPALADSGGRLAQCAAIKLGDDGRFLYTSTRGADVVTAHRVLDGGARLEPVADVPSGGAWPRDLHVDGPWLHVANERSDEITTFRIGPDGVPVQAGPSLALPAPVCVVPVL; this comes from the coding sequence GTGGACGAGCGGGCGTTCTGGGTGGGCACGTACACGGGCGAAGCGGGCGGCGGCGCGGGCGTCTACCGGGTCCGGCGGCGGGACGACGGGACGCTCGGCGACGTGCGGCTCGCCGCCGCGGCCGTGTCGCCGTCCTACCTCGCCGTCCATCCGGGCGGCCGCGTGGTGTACGCGGTGCGGGAGGAGGACGCGGGCGGCGTCACGGCCTTCGAGGTCGCCGGGGAGGAGCTGCGCGAGATCGGGCGGCGCGACGCGGGGTCCCTGCCCTGCCACGTGTCGGTGACGCCCGGCGGCGGGGCGCTGCTGGTCGCCGACTACGGGTCGGGGACGGTCCGGGCCGTGCCGCTGGCGCCGGACGGCGGGTTCGCGGGCGAGCCCGCCGTGGCGGAGGGCCACGGCGGCGGCCCGGTCGCCGACCGGCAGGAGGGGCCGCACGCGCACATGGCCGTTTCCGCGCCGGACGGGCTGGTCCTGGCCGCCGACCTCGGCGCCGACCTGGTCCGCGCGTTCCGGCTCGCGGACGGCGGCCTCCACCTCGCCGGGGAGACGCCCCTCCCGGCCGGCCGCGGCCCCCGCCACCTCGCGTTCCACCCGAGCGGCCACGTCTACGCGATCACCGAGCTGGCCGGGACGGTGCTGGTGCTGCGCCCGATCGCCGGGGCGGGCGGCGGGTACGCCGCGCTCGAGGTCGTCGGCGAGTCGCCCGCGCTGGCCGACTCCGGCGGCCGCCTCGCGCAGTGCGCGGCGATCAAGCTCGGGGACGACGGCCGGTTCCTCTACACCTCCACGCGCGGCGCCGACGTGGTGACGGCGCACCGGGTCCTCGACGGCGGTGCCCGGCTCGAGCCCGTCGCGGACGTCCCGTCCGGCGGCGCGTGGCCCCGCGACCTGCACGTGGACGGCCCGTGGCTGCACGTCGCGAACGAGCGCAGCGACGAGATCACGACCTTCCGGATCGGCCCGGACGGCGTCCCCGTCCAGGCCGGGCCGTCCCTGGCCCTTCCCGCGCCGGTGTGCGTGGTGCCCGTCCTGTAG
- a CDS encoding DUF2267 domain-containing protein: MRHEEFIGQVQDRARLSGWSQAERATRAVLETLGERVPEGLADNLAAQLPHEIGEHLRRTEVYGGGGSGERFDRHDFVERIAARAGTDDPRAAYLARVVLEVTDDATEGGTMRKVGDALPADIRELMTAGHSG; the protein is encoded by the coding sequence ATGCGGCACGAGGAGTTCATCGGCCAGGTGCAGGACCGCGCCCGCCTCTCCGGCTGGAGCCAAGCGGAGCGGGCGACGCGCGCGGTCCTGGAGACGCTCGGCGAGCGGGTCCCGGAGGGCCTCGCCGACAACCTGGCCGCGCAACTGCCACACGAGATCGGCGAGCACCTGCGCCGGACCGAGGTCTACGGCGGCGGAGGCAGCGGCGAGCGGTTCGACCGGCACGACTTCGTCGAGCGGATCGCCGCCCGCGCCGGCACCGATGACCCGCGCGCCGCCTACCTGGCGCGGGTGGTGCTGGAGGTCACCGACGACGCCACCGAGGGAGGCACCATGCGGAAGGTCGGGGACGCGCTTCCCGCCGACATCAGGGAGCTGATGACCGCGGGCCACTCCGGCTGA